The proteins below are encoded in one region of Triticum aestivum cultivar Chinese Spring chromosome 1B, IWGSC CS RefSeq v2.1, whole genome shotgun sequence:
- the LOC123147131 gene encoding protein timeless homolog isoform X22, protein MDSAMLSLTCAGLGAAEEDDDGGAVGYVKGDHCLDNLKDLQRLLRRDDPERREVFKQVCKWRIASRDLVPIIENYQSDRNLVITAVKVLVFLTMPVDPSSEDVAQQIEYLWDLKAALTRNVAIAVIVSLLEDPLDHLERTSFTEDDWKLVQLVLTLFRNVLAIQEITLPQKASGEATQLLYLADSFLELIFKENMMDLILVLAQHIDEPSGYLKHENLLLLEIFHYLFLGRDPELIAKVRPEGSKEQVNGDIDTSVDSLRLMMEKEEKEKRMFRQRNAENHALNGIFTCLAVDGSKSLCKGNPSSAMSSANSLRKIRNVQRGPQKRIAWDNELLYIPKEGIMEMLRSFMDQFLSGGYNVLMQSVCDDIVKQHDSVEKSDNITFFKVVCFVLAFQHEKASNAQKSSAGPQLSETSPGNECDDLPFCGDICGPVAATLNEDMFNIVLSMWREAYEDLKQTKDYKTLSAAGSLMKNMIGMIYLVVKVHPEDSRESQTARVLLYKLFYDQTEQGLTQFLLNLFRSFDTHKQPKSALADLLETVHIMLQLMEKLQARGALRVAKRTRKGRKRKTSDDKHESTKPGTENVEQSYIDPTDGTKATSDSLPDLRSEDPLAEPTLVEQGKVDSDGTDLPDTIVDTAVNLDSTTQLGGDPSSAGSGEKERNPINEEEDTCTTQLGGDPPSAGSGEKKRNPINEEEDTCTTQLGGDPSSAGSAEKKRNTINEEEDVSDSSSDDCPPATSEVDFNVSRLIYSLANNSVVQNICWLLKYYKTNSFRTNHYIICMLRRFCEDLDVSPMLYQLSLLTTFYDILAEQKSSSSKEYANIVNFLSKIVRKLVRAMKKQPLLFVDTLFWKTRKECHCIDADYLLNEFKGDVNNKGGEVGSSKGWGGPVNIADSLGDDEADYDIPHEPYDGDKNGDSSSGEREGDTQKSMGPRDKRSILLSLSDSEAEDNDRTTISRGSQNKEVPKRRGRSIFNEEQEKLIRDLHENYKDDRKCSHLIAEALDPSGKISSAQISRKLTQLGLRSVTRRKKVSEASLSAKDLVAQPQNDVLDDPKPESTRRRRKRLHRLSSKDDNNDNRPVSSDEETLQSLKGRTKNKELPSVDLAPRKSQHKEASQGDSDDETIGSLLRGKKKRLSTSDITGNKQEDLDSSKNTDLGVESIGSNIIPKDKELASVDLPSSMSQHQEASQGTDSDDETIGSLLSRGKKRRLSTSDVTENRQEHQDSSKNIVPDNETVGSNVMDAPLHPELNSSNDNGGDAGEAELLDDLSEPELDGREDAEQRIVDDRDMPESGDMTGSNASQKAGLKRRLRMVIDDDDEE, encoded by the exons ATGGACTCGGCGATGCTCTCGCTCACCTGCGCGGGCCTCGGGGCCGCAGAGGAGGACGACGACGGGGGCGCCGTCGGCTACGTCAAGGGCGACCACTGCCTCG ACAACCTGAAGGATCTGCAGAGGCTGCTGCGGCGGGACGACCCGGAGCGGCGGGAGGTCTTCAAGCAGGTCTGCAAGTGGAGGATCGCGTCCAGGGATCTGGTGCCCATCATCGAGAACTACCAGTCCGACCGCAACCTCGTCATCACGGCAG TGAAAGTGTTGGTATTCCTTACCATGCCTGTCGATCCTTCATCAGAGGATGTTGCTCAGCAGATAGAGTATCTGTGGGATTTGAAGGCTGCACTCACACGGAATGTTGCAATCGCAGTGATTGTGTCTCTTCTTGAGGACCCATTGGATCATTTGGAAAG AACTTCATTCACGGAAGATGACTGGAAGCTAGTACAGCTGGTGCTTACTTTATTCCGCAACGTCTTGGCTATTCAAGAAATCACATTGCCTCAGAAGGCATCTGGGGAAGCTACCCAGTTATTGTACCTGGCTGACAGCTTTTTAGAGCTCATATTTAAAGAAAATATGATGGACCTGATCTTAGTGCTAGCTCAACATATTGATGAGCCCTCTGGTTATCTCAAGCATGAAAACCTTCTTTTGTTGGAAATCTTTCATTATCTTTTCTTGGGTCGGGACCCAGAATTGATTGCCAAAGTTCGTCCAGAAGGCTCAAAG GAGCAGGTCAATGGAGATATTGATACATCAGTTGATTCATTGagattgatgatggagaaggaagagaaggaaaaaaGGATGTTCAGGCAGAGAAACGCGGAGAATCACGCACTCAACGGAATTTTTACATGCCTTGCAGTG GATGGATCTAAGTCATTGTGCAAAGGGAACCCCAGCTCAGCAATGTCATCTGCAAATAGCCTCCGGAAAATACGTAATGTCCAAAGAGGCCCTCAAAAAAGGATAGCATGGGATAATGAACTTCTTTACATACCAAAGGAGGGTATTATGGAAATGCTAAGAAGTTTCATGGATCAGTTTTTATCTGGAGGATATAATG TCCTGATGCAGTCTGTTTGTGATGATATTGTGAAGCAGCATGATTCTGTCGAGAAATCTGATAACATTACATTCTTCAAAGTTGTTTGCTTTGTCTTAGCTTTTCAACACGAGAAAGCATCAAATGCTCAG AAATCAAGTGCTGGACCCCAGCTGTCTGAGACTTCACCAGGCAATGAATGTGATGATCTGCCGTTTTGTGGTGACATATGTGGACCTGTTGCAGCCACATTAAACGAAGATATGTTCAATATAGTCTTGTCCATGTGGCGTGAGGCCTATGAAGACCTGAAGCAGACTAAGGATTACAAAACTCTTTCAGCTGCTGGCTCCTTAATGAAGAACATG ATTGGCATGATATATTTGGTGGTGAAAGTTCATCCTGAAGATTCAAGGGAATCTCAAACAGCCCGTGTTTTACTGTATAAGCTGTTCTATGATCAGACAGAACAAGGCCTGACTCAGTTTCTCCTGAACTTGTTCAGATCTTTTGATACTCATAAGCAACCAAAAAG CGCTCTTGCGGATTTACTAGAAACAGTTCATATCATGCTACAGCTGATGGAGAAGCTTCAAGCACGTGGTGCTTTAAGG GTTGCGAAAAGGACAAGAAAGGGCAGAAAAAGGAAGACGTCAGATGACAAACATGAGAGTACCAAACCTGGAACAGAGAATGTGGAGCAAAGCTACATAGACCCAACAGATGGGACTAAAGCCACATCTGATTCACTTCCAGATTTGAGAAGTGAGGATCCTCTAGCAGAACCTACTCTCGTAGAGCAAGGAAAAGTTGATTCCGATGGCACAGATCTGCCAGATACAATTGTGGATACGGCTGTTAATCTGGATAGCACCACACAGCTTGGAGGTGATCCATCTTCTGCAGGCAGTGGTGAAAAGGAAAGAAATCCCATTAATGAAGAGGAAGATACTTGTACCACACAGCTTGGAGGTGATCCACCTTCTGCAGGCAGTggtgaaaagaaaagaaatcccaTTAACGAAGAGGAAGATACTTGTACCACACAGCTTGGAGGTGATCCATCTTCTGCAGGCAGtgctgaaaagaaaagaaataccattaatgaagaggaAGATGTTTCAGATTCTTCAAGTGATGATTGCCCCCCAGCTACAAGTGAAGTTGATTTTAACGTATCACGGTTAATATACAGCCTAGCCAACAATTCTGTTGTTCAAAATATATGCTGGTTGTTGAAGTACTATAAGACTAACTCCTTCCGAACAAACCACTACATCATATGCATGCTGCGGAGATTCTGTGAAGATCTAGATGTGTCACCAATGCTATATCAG CTATCGCTTCTGACTACTTTCTATGATATATTAGCTGAACAGAAGTCTTCGAGTTCAAAGGAGTATGCAAATATTGTAAATTTTCTTTCTAAAATTGTAAGGAAGTTGGTGAGAGCAATGAAAAAACAGCCACTGTTATTTGTTGATACACTCTTTTGGAAGACAAGAAAGGAATGCCATTGCATTGATGCTGATTATCTACTGAATGAGTTCAAGGGAGATGTTAACAATAAGGGTGGTGAAGTTGGTTCAAGTAAGGGATGGGGAGGTCCAGTAAATATAGCAGATTCTCTTGGTGACGATGAAGCTGACTATGATATACCACATGAACCATATGATGGTGATAA GAATGGAGATTCATCGTCTGGTGAACGTGAAGGTGATACTCAGAAGAGCATGGGTCCCAGAGACAAAAGGAGCATATTACTGTCACTTTCAGACAGTGAAGCTGAGGATAATGATAG GACTACTATATCTAGAGGCTCTCAGAATAAAGAGGTCCCAAAGAGACGAGGGCGTTCCATTTTTAATGAAGAGCAAGAGAAGCTTATAAGAGATCTTCATGAGAA TTATAAGGATGATCGTAAATGCAGTCATCTAATTGCTGAAGCTCTAGATCCCAGTGGAAAGATATCGTCGGCTCAAATTTCTCGAAAGCTTACACAGCTAGGTCTCAGGAGTGTCACTAGGAGGAAAAAAGTTTCAGAGGCATCTCTTTCAGCCAAAGATCTGGTTGCACAACCACAAAACGACGTGCTGGATGATCCGAAGCCAGAAAGTACCCG GCGCAGGAGGAAAAGGCTACATCGGTTAAGCAGTAAGGACGACAACAACGATAATCGTCCAGTATCATCTGATGAAGAAACATTGCAATCACTTAAGGGCAG AACCAAAAATAAGGAGCTGCCCTCGGTGGACCTTGCACCGAGGAAATCACAGCATAAAGAGGCTTCGCAGGGCGATTCTGATGATGAGACCATAGGATCTCTGCTTAG AGGAAAGAAGAAAAGATTATCAACGTCAGATATTACAGGGAATAAACAAGAAGACCTAGATTCTTCGAAGAATACTGATCTGGGTGTTGAGAGTATCGGTTCAAATATCAT ACCCAAAGATAAGGAGCTGGCCTCTGTGGATCTTCCATCGAGTATGTCACAGCATCAAGAGGCTTCGCAGGGCACAGATTCTGATGATGAAACCATAGGATCTCTGCTTAG CAGAGGAAAGAAAAGAAGGTTATCTACATCAGATGTTACAGAGAACAGACAAGAACACCAAGATTCTTCGAAGAACATTGTTCCGGACAATGAGACTGTTGGTTCAAATGTCAT GGACGCCCCTCTCCATCCCGAGCTGAACTCATCTAATGATAACGGTGGTGATGCTGGTGAGGCTGAACTTCTGGATGACTTGAGTGAGCCTGAGCTGGATGGTCGTGAAGATGCCGAGCAACGGATCGTCGACGACAGAGACATGCCTGAATCTGGGGACATGACAGGCTCTAATGCCAGTCAGAAGGCTGGTTTGAAAAGAAGACTAAGAATGGTGattgacgacgacgacgaggagtag
- the LOC123147131 gene encoding protein timeless homolog isoform X18, whose protein sequence is MDSAMLSLTCAGLGAAEEDDDGGAVGYVKGDHCLDNLKDLQRLLRRDDPERREVFKQVCKWRIASRDLVPIIENYQSDRNLVITAVKVLVFLTMPVDPSSEDVAQQIEYLWDLKAALTRNVAIAVIVSLLEDPLDHLERTSFTEDDWKLVQLVLTLFRNVLAIQEITLPQKASGEATQLLYLADSFLELIFKENMMDLILVLAQHIDEPSGYLKHENLLLLEIFHYLFLGRDPELIAKVRPEGSKEQVNGDIDTSVDSLRLMMEKEEKEKRMFRQRNAENHALNGIFTCLAVDGSKSLCKGNPSSAMSSANSLRKIRNVQRGPQKRIAWDNELLYIPKEGIMEMLRSFMDQFLSGGYNVLMQSVCDDIVKQHDSVEKSDNITFFKVVCFVLAFQHEKASNAQKSSAGPQLSETSPGNECDDLPFCGDICGPVAATLNEDMFNIVLSMWREAYEDLKQTKDYKTLSAAGSLMKNMIGMIYLVVKVHPEDSRESQTARVLLYKLFYDQTEQGLTQFLLNLFRSFDTHKQPKSALADLLETVHIMLQLMEKLQARGALRVAKRTRKGRKRKTSDDKHESTKPGTENVEQSYIDPTDGTKATSDSLPDLRSEDPLAEPTLVEQGKVDSDGTDLPDTIVDTAVNLDSTTQLGGDPSSAGSGEKERNPINEEEDTCTTQLGGDPPSAGSGEKKRNPINEEEDTCTTQLGGDPSSAGSAEKKRNTINEEEDVSDSSSDDCPPATSEVDFNVSRLIYSLANNSVVQNICWLLKYYKTNSFRTNHYIICMLRRFCEDLDVSPMLYQLSLLTTFYDILAEQKSSSSKEYANIVNFLSKIVRKLVRAMKKQPLLFVDTLFWKTRKECHCIDADYLLNEFKGDVNNKGGEVGSSKGWGGPVNIADSLGDDEADYDIPHEPYDGDKNGDSSSGEREGDTQKSMGPRDKRSILLSLSDSEAEDNDRTTISRGSQNKEVPKRRGRSIFNEEQEKLIRDLHENYKDDRKCSHLIAEALDPSGKISSAQISRKLTQLGLRSVTRRKKVSEASLSAKDLVAQPQNDVLDDPKPESTRRRRKRLHRLSSKDDNNDNRPVSSDEETLQSLKGRTKNKELPSVDLAPRKSQHKEASQGDSDDETIGSLLSRGKKKRLSTSDITGNKQEDLDSSKNTDLGVESIGSNIIPKDKELASVDLPSSMSQHQEASQGTDSDDETIGSLLSRGKKRRLSTSDVTENRQEHQDSSKNIVPDNETVGSNVMDAPLHPELNSSNDNGGDAGEAELLDDLSEPELDGREDAEQRIVDDRDMPESGDMTGSNASQKAGLKRRLRMVIDDDDEE, encoded by the exons ATGGACTCGGCGATGCTCTCGCTCACCTGCGCGGGCCTCGGGGCCGCAGAGGAGGACGACGACGGGGGCGCCGTCGGCTACGTCAAGGGCGACCACTGCCTCG ACAACCTGAAGGATCTGCAGAGGCTGCTGCGGCGGGACGACCCGGAGCGGCGGGAGGTCTTCAAGCAGGTCTGCAAGTGGAGGATCGCGTCCAGGGATCTGGTGCCCATCATCGAGAACTACCAGTCCGACCGCAACCTCGTCATCACGGCAG TGAAAGTGTTGGTATTCCTTACCATGCCTGTCGATCCTTCATCAGAGGATGTTGCTCAGCAGATAGAGTATCTGTGGGATTTGAAGGCTGCACTCACACGGAATGTTGCAATCGCAGTGATTGTGTCTCTTCTTGAGGACCCATTGGATCATTTGGAAAG AACTTCATTCACGGAAGATGACTGGAAGCTAGTACAGCTGGTGCTTACTTTATTCCGCAACGTCTTGGCTATTCAAGAAATCACATTGCCTCAGAAGGCATCTGGGGAAGCTACCCAGTTATTGTACCTGGCTGACAGCTTTTTAGAGCTCATATTTAAAGAAAATATGATGGACCTGATCTTAGTGCTAGCTCAACATATTGATGAGCCCTCTGGTTATCTCAAGCATGAAAACCTTCTTTTGTTGGAAATCTTTCATTATCTTTTCTTGGGTCGGGACCCAGAATTGATTGCCAAAGTTCGTCCAGAAGGCTCAAAG GAGCAGGTCAATGGAGATATTGATACATCAGTTGATTCATTGagattgatgatggagaaggaagagaaggaaaaaaGGATGTTCAGGCAGAGAAACGCGGAGAATCACGCACTCAACGGAATTTTTACATGCCTTGCAGTG GATGGATCTAAGTCATTGTGCAAAGGGAACCCCAGCTCAGCAATGTCATCTGCAAATAGCCTCCGGAAAATACGTAATGTCCAAAGAGGCCCTCAAAAAAGGATAGCATGGGATAATGAACTTCTTTACATACCAAAGGAGGGTATTATGGAAATGCTAAGAAGTTTCATGGATCAGTTTTTATCTGGAGGATATAATG TCCTGATGCAGTCTGTTTGTGATGATATTGTGAAGCAGCATGATTCTGTCGAGAAATCTGATAACATTACATTCTTCAAAGTTGTTTGCTTTGTCTTAGCTTTTCAACACGAGAAAGCATCAAATGCTCAG AAATCAAGTGCTGGACCCCAGCTGTCTGAGACTTCACCAGGCAATGAATGTGATGATCTGCCGTTTTGTGGTGACATATGTGGACCTGTTGCAGCCACATTAAACGAAGATATGTTCAATATAGTCTTGTCCATGTGGCGTGAGGCCTATGAAGACCTGAAGCAGACTAAGGATTACAAAACTCTTTCAGCTGCTGGCTCCTTAATGAAGAACATG ATTGGCATGATATATTTGGTGGTGAAAGTTCATCCTGAAGATTCAAGGGAATCTCAAACAGCCCGTGTTTTACTGTATAAGCTGTTCTATGATCAGACAGAACAAGGCCTGACTCAGTTTCTCCTGAACTTGTTCAGATCTTTTGATACTCATAAGCAACCAAAAAG CGCTCTTGCGGATTTACTAGAAACAGTTCATATCATGCTACAGCTGATGGAGAAGCTTCAAGCACGTGGTGCTTTAAGG GTTGCGAAAAGGACAAGAAAGGGCAGAAAAAGGAAGACGTCAGATGACAAACATGAGAGTACCAAACCTGGAACAGAGAATGTGGAGCAAAGCTACATAGACCCAACAGATGGGACTAAAGCCACATCTGATTCACTTCCAGATTTGAGAAGTGAGGATCCTCTAGCAGAACCTACTCTCGTAGAGCAAGGAAAAGTTGATTCCGATGGCACAGATCTGCCAGATACAATTGTGGATACGGCTGTTAATCTGGATAGCACCACACAGCTTGGAGGTGATCCATCTTCTGCAGGCAGTGGTGAAAAGGAAAGAAATCCCATTAATGAAGAGGAAGATACTTGTACCACACAGCTTGGAGGTGATCCACCTTCTGCAGGCAGTggtgaaaagaaaagaaatcccaTTAACGAAGAGGAAGATACTTGTACCACACAGCTTGGAGGTGATCCATCTTCTGCAGGCAGtgctgaaaagaaaagaaataccattaatgaagaggaAGATGTTTCAGATTCTTCAAGTGATGATTGCCCCCCAGCTACAAGTGAAGTTGATTTTAACGTATCACGGTTAATATACAGCCTAGCCAACAATTCTGTTGTTCAAAATATATGCTGGTTGTTGAAGTACTATAAGACTAACTCCTTCCGAACAAACCACTACATCATATGCATGCTGCGGAGATTCTGTGAAGATCTAGATGTGTCACCAATGCTATATCAG CTATCGCTTCTGACTACTTTCTATGATATATTAGCTGAACAGAAGTCTTCGAGTTCAAAGGAGTATGCAAATATTGTAAATTTTCTTTCTAAAATTGTAAGGAAGTTGGTGAGAGCAATGAAAAAACAGCCACTGTTATTTGTTGATACACTCTTTTGGAAGACAAGAAAGGAATGCCATTGCATTGATGCTGATTATCTACTGAATGAGTTCAAGGGAGATGTTAACAATAAGGGTGGTGAAGTTGGTTCAAGTAAGGGATGGGGAGGTCCAGTAAATATAGCAGATTCTCTTGGTGACGATGAAGCTGACTATGATATACCACATGAACCATATGATGGTGATAA GAATGGAGATTCATCGTCTGGTGAACGTGAAGGTGATACTCAGAAGAGCATGGGTCCCAGAGACAAAAGGAGCATATTACTGTCACTTTCAGACAGTGAAGCTGAGGATAATGATAG GACTACTATATCTAGAGGCTCTCAGAATAAAGAGGTCCCAAAGAGACGAGGGCGTTCCATTTTTAATGAAGAGCAAGAGAAGCTTATAAGAGATCTTCATGAGAA TTATAAGGATGATCGTAAATGCAGTCATCTAATTGCTGAAGCTCTAGATCCCAGTGGAAAGATATCGTCGGCTCAAATTTCTCGAAAGCTTACACAGCTAGGTCTCAGGAGTGTCACTAGGAGGAAAAAAGTTTCAGAGGCATCTCTTTCAGCCAAAGATCTGGTTGCACAACCACAAAACGACGTGCTGGATGATCCGAAGCCAGAAAGTACCCG GCGCAGGAGGAAAAGGCTACATCGGTTAAGCAGTAAGGACGACAACAACGATAATCGTCCAGTATCATCTGATGAAGAAACATTGCAATCACTTAAGGGCAG AACCAAAAATAAGGAGCTGCCCTCGGTGGACCTTGCACCGAGGAAATCACAGCATAAAGAGGCTTCGCAGGGCGATTCTGATGATGAGACCATAGGATCTCTGCTTAG TAGAGGAAAGAAGAAAAGATTATCAACGTCAGATATTACAGGGAATAAACAAGAAGACCTAGATTCTTCGAAGAATACTGATCTGGGTGTTGAGAGTATCGGTTCAAATATCAT ACCCAAAGATAAGGAGCTGGCCTCTGTGGATCTTCCATCGAGTATGTCACAGCATCAAGAGGCTTCGCAGGGCACAGATTCTGATGATGAAACCATAGGATCTCTGCTTAG CAGAGGAAAGAAAAGAAGGTTATCTACATCAGATGTTACAGAGAACAGACAAGAACACCAAGATTCTTCGAAGAACATTGTTCCGGACAATGAGACTGTTGGTTCAAATGTCAT GGACGCCCCTCTCCATCCCGAGCTGAACTCATCTAATGATAACGGTGGTGATGCTGGTGAGGCTGAACTTCTGGATGACTTGAGTGAGCCTGAGCTGGATGGTCGTGAAGATGCCGAGCAACGGATCGTCGACGACAGAGACATGCCTGAATCTGGGGACATGACAGGCTCTAATGCCAGTCAGAAGGCTGGTTTGAAAAGAAGACTAAGAATGGTGattgacgacgacgacgaggagtag